ATTTTCGAATAAATACAAATACCGGCAGATGCTGGTTGAAAAAGACATCACGGTGTATTCGTTCTGCGAGCACCATTTTCTGCCGATTATTGGCCGCGCACATGTTGCCTATATCTCGAATGGCGAAGTGATCGGCCTTTCTAAAATAAACCGGATCGTCGATTATTATGCGCGACGTCCGCAGGTTCAGGAAAGACTCACGATGCAGATCGTGGACGCTTTGAAATCGGCCTTGGGTACAAAAGACGTGGCCTGCATTATTGATGCGAAACATCTGTGTGTGAATTGTCGTGGCATCAGGGATACGGCAAGTTCTACCATTACTGCAGAGCTTAGCGGAATTTTCAGAACAAATCCGATTA
This window of the Flavobacteriaceae bacterium 3519-10 genome carries:
- a CDS encoding GTP cyclohydrolase I, with translation MNQEIDNDDDVFTGKDHTPLRDDAFAKSTDEKIEIIQHHFHQIMETLGMDMTDDSLKDSPKRVARMYVNEIFGGLLPENMPRISTFSNKYKYRQMLVEKDITVYSFCEHHFLPIIGRAHVAYISNGEVIGLSKINRIVDYYARRPQVQERLTMQIVDALKSALGTKDVACIIDAKHLCVNCRGIRDTASSTITAELSGIFRTNPITRQEFLHYVGSHAKLD